One stretch of Desulfatibacillum aliphaticivorans DSM 15576 DNA includes these proteins:
- a CDS encoding sulfite exporter TauE/SafE family protein: protein MTGPAMEIAVLAPIVLLAYTAQALTGFGASLIAVTLGAHFMGVDRLVPVLIPLTVAATGAIAWKERAHIDRRLLIKRVYPFMGMGVIAGLLLYEILKNAAPEWLLGLIVVGFASRQLWGHLRGKEGNFTMSRPASFLLLIMAGIAQAFYTTGGPFITYAFMGERLPKAAFRATLCTVWFSFNTFLVLAFFLNGRLNLDALQITLPLFLALPAAFFLGDRLHTLVSEKSFQIITSILLILSGFPLVLGSC, encoded by the coding sequence ATGACCGGTCCGGCCATGGAAATAGCCGTTTTGGCGCCCATTGTCCTCTTGGCCTATACGGCCCAGGCCCTCACCGGGTTCGGCGCCTCGCTCATCGCCGTCACCCTGGGCGCCCACTTCATGGGCGTGGACCGGCTAGTGCCCGTGCTGATCCCCCTGACCGTGGCGGCCACAGGCGCCATCGCCTGGAAGGAGCGCGCCCACATTGATCGCAGGCTCCTCATAAAACGCGTCTATCCTTTTATGGGGATGGGGGTGATTGCGGGATTGCTGTTGTACGAAATCCTCAAAAACGCCGCGCCTGAATGGCTCCTGGGACTGATCGTCGTGGGATTCGCCTCCCGTCAGCTTTGGGGGCATTTGCGGGGCAAAGAGGGGAATTTCACCATGTCTCGTCCGGCCTCCTTTCTCCTTTTGATCATGGCCGGAATCGCCCAGGCCTTTTACACCACGGGCGGCCCGTTCATCACATACGCCTTCATGGGGGAGCGTTTGCCCAAGGCGGCCTTCCGGGCCACCTTGTGCACGGTATGGTTCAGCTTCAACACTTTTTTGGTCCTGGCATTTTTTTTGAACGGTCGGTTGAACCTGGACGCCCTTCAAATCACCCTTCCCTTGTTCCTGGCCCTGCCTGCGGCGTTTTTTCTGGGAGATCGCTTGCATACTTTGGTGAGCGAAAAATCCTTTCAAATTATTACAAGCATTCTCCTGATCCTGTCAGGTTTTCCTCTGGTATTAGGCAGTTGCTGA